A single genomic interval of Deltaproteobacteria bacterium harbors:
- a CDS encoding DUF3387 domain-containing protein, with protein PDPAAREFAAEVSPLQVIADKIRALTRPEDISQVMQQVEGLLDQSIATEGYVIREPSSPFDADHWLDLSKIDFEKLAEKFKTGRKRTVNEKLKGTVAQKLMAMVRLNRTRMDYMERFQAMIDAYNAGSLNAEEFFQQLMAFARSLNEEEKRGMGEQLDEEELALFDLLTKPQIELSEADREKVKATARELLATLKQSKLVLDWRKRQQARAEVRVTIEKLLDQGLPRVYTPKLFEQKTTAVFQHVYDAYYGAGRSIYAAA; from the coding sequence CCCGACCCGGCGGCGCGGGAATTTGCCGCCGAGGTGTCGCCCCTCCAGGTCATCGCCGACAAAATCCGTGCACTGACACGACCGGAGGACATCTCCCAGGTCATGCAGCAGGTGGAAGGGCTCCTCGATCAGTCGATCGCCACCGAGGGCTACGTGATCCGCGAGCCAAGCTCACCCTTTGACGCCGATCATTGGCTTGATCTGAGCAAAATAGACTTCGAGAAGCTGGCCGAGAAGTTCAAGACGGGCCGCAAGCGTACCGTGAATGAGAAACTCAAGGGGACCGTGGCGCAGAAACTTATGGCGATGGTGCGGCTTAACCGCACACGCATGGATTATATGGAGCGATTTCAGGCGATGATTGATGCCTACAATGCCGGTAGCCTCAACGCCGAGGAGTTCTTCCAGCAACTCATGGCCTTTGCCCGGAGCCTGAATGAAGAAGAGAAACGTGGTATGGGCGAACAACTGGATGAAGAAGAACTGGCGCTCTTCGATCTCTTGACCAAGCCGCAGATTGAACTGAGCGAAGCGGATCGGGAGAAGGTCAAGGCTACGGCCAGGGAGTTATTGGCCACACTCAAACAAAGTAAACTGGTGCTCGATTGGCGCAAGCGTCAGCAGGCCCGTGCCGAGGTACGTGTGACCATCGAGAAACTGTTGGACCAGGGCTTGCCGAGGGTCTATACGCCGAAACTGTTCGAGCAAAAAACGACGGCTGTATTCCAGCACGTCTATGATGCCTACTACGGTGCAGGGCGCAGCATCTATGCGGCGGCATGA